A single region of the Ictalurus punctatus breed USDA103 chromosome 26, Coco_2.0, whole genome shotgun sequence genome encodes:
- the hikeshi gene encoding protein Hikeshi (The RefSeq protein has 2 substitutions compared to this genomic sequence): MFGCLVAGRLVQTDAQQVSGDKFVFNLPDYEKVNHVVVFMLGTVPFPAGMGGAVYFSFPDPSVGQVWQLLGFITNEKPSAIFKISGLKAGEGGAHPFGMMAAPQAASVAQVGVSVEPLDQLAQQTPVSNATVSTMDSFTQFTQKMLESLYNFTSSFALSQAQMTPNPSEMYVPASSILKWYENFQRRMVQNPNFWKA; encoded by the exons ATGTTTGGGTGTTTAGTTGCAGGCAGATTG GTCCAGACCGATGCCCAGCAGGTCTCTGGTGATAAATTTGTGTTCAACCTGCCTGACTATGAGAAGGTTAATCACGTGGTGGTGTTCATGCTGGGCACAGTGCCTTTTCCTACTGGCATGGGAGGTGCTGTTTACTTCTCCTTCCCCGATCCAAGTGTGGGCCAAGTGTGGCAGCTGCTCGGCTTCATCACTAACGAGAAGCCAAGTGCCATCTTTAAAATCTCTGGCCTAAAAGCTG GTGAAGGTGGAGCTCATCCGTTTGGGATGATGGTTGCCCCACAGGCCGCCTCGGTGGCTCAGGTCGGCGTTTCCGTTGAACCCCTCGACCAGCTCGCTCAACAGACACCAGTTTCCAATGCAACCGTCTCCACCATGGATTCCTTCACACAG TTCACCCAGAAGATGTTGGAGAGCCTGTACAACTTCACCTCCTCCTTCGCTCTGTCACAAGCTCAGATGACGCCAAACCCCTCGGAGATGTATGTTCCAGCCAGCTCCATCCTTAAATG GTATGAAAACTTCCAGAGACGAATGGTGCAGAATCCAAACTTCTGGAAAGCATGA